The proteins below come from a single Hyperolius riggenbachi isolate aHypRig1 chromosome 8, aHypRig1.pri, whole genome shotgun sequence genomic window:
- the TLR4 gene encoding toll-like receptor 4, whose translation MEHRWILLFSVCLIFQQVWSCCKQEIHLESLNCCNCNFSTVPLDLPEEVRKLDLSFNPLKHLYYKNFSGVPQLQLLDLTRCSIISIEDNSFVGLYNLHTLILTGNPIKRWAQLTFAGLYNLRRLVIVETSVPSLSELHVENLTLLQEINAATNQLNYLHVPSHLFTVHVLDLRANQISKIQEEDLKNLRFANTSHLTLILSQNPIRYIAPGAFKFIVLHMLQLKECFPHEDVMKDNLIAMGGLNVQKLFIGQYRNSPSKVHYIKGVFEGLCGMDIQELTINEISFFTTVSFFNCMKNLTSLRLIHTNLESFSDELITSNMQKMELKNAYIFAMPCKIFSMLPHLKELRVTDNRRLTLYGCTGENRLTLLDLSRNKLFIESCCNSIGLDMSELKYLNFSYNTYIGLRSVYLNMPYLQILDLSHTRVSNIGQFPIFVLLVNLTYLDLSHTSCHFTIDCSFCGLNNLKDLHISYNTFAPGILGSVFQNLTQLHFLNMSSCNLQNIPEQTFKYLTLLRVLDLSKNKLIHISASVLITLSRLIYLDLSANNFQGLSNETSYTLAKSLVKVDLSENPFDCSCIQKQFVSWVCEQSNTGLILTNRMMCKTPEHLQGLLLQDVNLDCNGTFYVYVGTLSLVIAIAVSVLIYHIYLKNHFAILQFCLCHRKNKKWTSEKTYDAFVIHSSLDEEWVRQQLIPTLENGVPSFQLCVHYRNFQPGRLILENIFYEGICCSRYALVIVSQNFIDSKWCAFEFKLAMFWKYLENKCDIIIVLLEPINENQLNHMYILKKHLKRNTYLIWERGHQKEDNFWRRLRHALNTVQHEAAPLL comes from the coding sequence GTGCAGTATAATCTCAATAGAAGACAACTCATTTGTTGGTCTTTACAATTTGCATACCTTGATCCTTACAGGGAATCCAATCAAGCGCTGGGCTCAATTGACCTTTGCTGGTCTTTATAATTTAAGAAGGCTTGTTATAGTTGAAACATCTGTTCCTTCACTCTCTGAACTTCATGTAGAAAACCTAACATTACTACAGGAAATAAATGCTGCTACAAATCAGCTTAATTACCTACATGTGCCCTCCCATTTGTTTACTGTCCATGTTCTTGACCTACGTGCAAACCAAATTAGCAAGATCCAAGAAGAAGACCTAAAAAATCTACGATTTGCAAATACCTCACATCTTACTCTTATATTATCTCAGAATCCAATACGTTATATTGCTCCTGGTGCCTTCAAATTTATTGttttacatatgttacaattgaaAGAATGTTTTCCTCATGAAGATGTTATGAAGGATAACTTAATCGCTATGGGAGGTCTAAATGTACAGAAGCTATTCATTGGACAGTACAGAAATTCTCCTTCAAAGGTCCACTACATAAAAGGAGTTTTTGAAGGGCTATGTGGGATGGATATTCAAGAGCTAACAATCAATGAGATATCTTTTTTTACTACAGTTAGTTTTTTCAATTGCATGAAAAACCTCACATCTCTACGTTTAATACATACTAATTTAGAAAGTTTTAGTGATGAACTTATTACTTCAAACATGCAAAAGATGGAGCTAAAAAATGCGTACATTTTTGCCATGCCTTGCAAAATCTTTTCAATGTTACCACACCTTAAAGAACTCCGGGTTACAGACAATCGACGCCTCACCCTCTACGGTTGTACTGGAGAAAATAGGCTAACATTATTAGATCTGAGCAGAAACAAACTCTTTATTGAATCGTGTTGTAATTCTATTGGTTTAGACATGTCTGAACTTAAGTATTTGAATTTTAGCTACAATACATATATTGGTTTGAGGAGTGTTTATCTGAATATGCCTTACCTTCAAATATTAGACTTAAGTCATACAAGAGTGAGCAATATAGGACAGTTTCCAATATTTGTGCTTCTGGTTAACCTTACTTATCTTGACCTGTCTCACACTTCATGCCATTTTACTATAGATTGTTCTTTTTGTGGACTTAATAATTTAAAAGATCTACATATATCTTACAATACTTTTGCTCCAGGCATATTGGGTTCTGTGTTCCAAAACCTAACCCAACTCCATTTTCTGAACATGTCATCTTGCAATTTGCAGAACATTCCCGAACAAACATTTAAATACCTCACACTGTTAAGAGTACTAGATCTGAGTAAAAACAAATTAATACATATCTCTGCATCAGTTCTTATTACTCTCTCTAGGTTAATATATTTAGACTTAAGTGCTAATAACTTCCAGGGATTATCTAATGAAACAAGTTATACGTTAGCCAAAAGTCTTGTGAAAGTGGACCTCTCAGAGAACCCTTTTGATTGTTCTTGCATTCAGAAACAATTTGTGTCATGGGTTTGTGAACAAAGTAACACTGGTCTGATCCTCACTAATCGTATGATGTGCAAAACACCTGAACACCTACAGGGTTTACTACTCCAGGATGTGAATTTGGATTGCAATGGGACATTCTATGTATATGTAGGCACATTAAGTCTTGTGATAGCTATAGCTGTTTCTGTACTAATATACCACATCTACTTAAAGAACCATTTTGCAATTCTGCAATTTTGTTTATGTCATCGGAAAAATAAGAAATGGACTTCAGAGAAAACATATGATGCTTTTGTTATTCACTCCAGCTTAGATGAGGAATGGGTAAGACAACAGCTAATTCCAACACTGGAAAATGGAGTTCCATCTTTTCAGCTTTGTGTACATTATAGGAACTTTCAACCTGGAAGACTCATTttggaaaacattttttatgaaGGTATTTGCTGCAGTCGCTATGCTCTTGTTATTGTTTCTCAGAACTTCATTGACAGCAAGTGGTGTGCCTTTGAGTTCAAATTGGCTATGTTTTGGAAATACCTGGAGAATAAGTGTGATATCATCATAGTTCTACTGGAACCAATTAATGAAAACCAGCTTaatcatatgtatatattgaaaAAACATCTGAAAAGAAACACTTACCTcatatgggaaagggggcatcaaaaGGAGGACAATTTTTGGAGGCGCTTAAGGCATGCATTGAATACAGTTCAGCATGAGGCTGCTCCACTATTATAA